From Chryseotalea sp. WA131a:
CCTGCCTACAAAAGCTTTTAACAAAATAAATTACTAATTCAACTTAGTTACTGGTTCAATTCGTATAGATTAATCACTATGAAAAATGTAATCGTATTTATTCTGTGGAGTTGCTTTCTTTATTCTTGCAAAGAGGTTTCGTACCCGCAGGCCCAACCAACCGGAGTAGAATCCTTAAAAGAAATCCCTGAATCCTTAAGAGGAACGTATCAAGGAGTTGATAAAAACACAGGAGAATTGGGTGATACCATTATCATTGAACGGTGGGGCTATCGCGCCAAAGACAACAAGGAAAAAGATTGGTTAACAAGCGGCTCGCTGAGCGATACACTCGTATTAAAAGCATATCAAAACTATTTCTTTGTCAACTTCAAAATCGGTAACCAATGGGTATTGCGTGTGATTCAGCGGGAACCCAACGGCAGTTTACTCTTCTTATCCATTGATTTGGGCGATGACAAAAAGCGACACGATGCACTTAAAAAACTAAAAAAGAAATTCATTGTAAAGGAAGCTAAAACAAAAGGTGATGTTTTCTATCAAATCAATCCTTCACCAGAACAGCTAATGAATATGATTAAGGAAGGATATTTTACAGGGCAGCGGTTGGTAAAGTTAAAATGATCTCTACTTTATTGCACACTCACTATTAAACCGCGAGGAGCGCAAAGATTGTTTTCCATGGGAACCTCTAATTCAAGACTTTCAGTTTCTAAAAATACAGTTTTGAAGTTATTGCTTGGTCATTTATTGTGGGAGTAATTTCTCTCGGCTTGATAATAAGTAAGTATTGTTTGAGTTTAAGAATTTCATTCTTTCTACAACCTATTGACTTCCAGTTGATGGTGGTTTAGTTTTTGAAATTCATCTCCGACAACTGACCTTCTTATTATTTAGTAAATTTGCTTCCCTATGAGATTTGCGTTTTTGTTTTTGGTGATTTCGTTTCAGGCCATTGGCCAAAATGCCCAAGGCTTACGTTTTATTCAGAACAAAGGGCAATGGAATGACGGCATCGATTTTCAGGCCAAAGTGCCGGGCGGGCGATTGGGTGTTTCCGCCAAGGGCTTTTCGGTGGTGTTGCTCGACCTGGAAGAAATGGAGCATCGCCACTTGGCCAATCACGGAGAAATAAATGAATCCAACGGCCAAGAATCAGATGAACCCATCCAAGGGCATTACTTCCAAATCAATCTCATTGGGTCAAACCCATATGCAAAGGCAATAGTGGAAAATCCGCTAGAAGGTTACAACAATTATTTTTTGGGCAGCGACTCATGCAAGTGGGCCAGTCATGCGTTAGGGTATGCCTCCATTCTTTATAAAAATGTGTACAATGGAATTGACTTTCGCGTAGCCTCGGTGGGCAACAATCTCAAATATGATTTTATAGTAGCCTTAGGGGCCAACCCTGCGCAGATAAAAATTGAATACTGTGGTGTGAATGGCCTCGAAAAAGTAAACGATGCCTTGCAAATCAAAACCGTGGTAGGATCGCTGACCGAACTAAAACCCTACTCGTATCAGTCTAATGGCATTAGCAAACAAACCGTGCCGAGCGAATACCACGTTGAAGACAACATCGTCTCTTTTTCGTTTCCGAATGCGTACGATGAATGCCAACCATTGATCATCGATCCCCTGTTGATTTTTTCAACTTACTCCGGTTCTACGGCCGACAATTGGGGAAGCACAGCCACCCCCGGTGAACGCGGAACACTGTATTCGGCCGGTGTAACACACCAAACGCTAGGGGGCGCTTTCCCGGCTACTCCGGGTGCTTTTCAAACAACCAATAAAGGAAGCTTTGATATGGCTATTATCAAATATGATTCGGCTGGAACACGATTTTTATACGCCACTCACTTAGGTGGTTTCAACAATGATTCACCCGAAAGCTTAATAGACGATAAGGCAACGGGCGATTTAATTGTATTGGGCATCTCCAGTTCGCCCGATTACCCCACGGGTGCTGGTTCGTATGACAAGACATTTAATGGAGGCACTACTATTTTTAATCGCGTACTCGATACCAACGATCAGTGGGATATTGTAATCACACGTTTGCCGCCTACTGGAGACCGATTGATCGGCTCCACTTTTTTGGGAGGATCGGGAAATGACGGATTGAACTTACCGAAGCAATCGGGAGGATCGCTGGTGGTGAATTATGGTGATGAGATGCGGGGCGATGTGATCACCGACCCAACCGGAAATGTGTACATCAGTTCCGTTACTGGATCAACCAATTTTCCCATTGTCAATGGCTTCGACAATTCATTCAATGGCGGCACTACCGATGGTCTGGTGGTTAAACTTTCCCCCGATTTATCATCCATTATTTGGTCGAGCTACGTGGGTGGGGCTGGTTTGGATGCTGCCTATTCTATTAAATTTGATAACAGCAATAACCTTGTTTTGGCAGGCGGAACTACCAGCACAAATTTTCCAGTAACCACGGGTTCGTATCAAACTACTTTCAACGGCATTGTGGATGGTTGGATTGCCCGCGTGGCAGCCGATGGAAGCTCAATCTTAAATGCCACTTTCACGGGCACGAATTCGTTTGACCAAGTTTATTTCATCGATCTGAATGCAGCAGGAAATGTTTTTTGTTATGGACAAACTACAGGCCAAATGCCCATCACAGCCGGGGTTTATAAAAACATCAACAGCGGACAGTTTTTACAAAAATTCTCACCTGATCTAAGCAAGTTAGAGTTTTCTACTGTATTTGGTTCGGGCTCTGGCAACGGCTTGATCATACCCAACATCTCGCCCACAGCTTTTCTAGTTAACGACTGCAATAACATTTACATGGCTGGCTGGGGAGGCTTCGTTAACTCAAACACCAGCACAGGATTTTGGCAAAGCTCTACTATCGGTATGCCCATCACCAACGATGCCTATCAAAAAACCACCTCGGGTTCTGATTTTTATTTTATGGTGTTGAATGGAGATGCCACGCAATTGGTGTACTCCACTTACCTAGGCGGCACTTCTTCAAAGACACACGTAGATGGCGGCACCTCTCGCTTCGATAAGTTCGGTATCGTGTATCACGCGGTGTGCTCGGGTTGTCAGTTTGGTAATACCACAGGAGCTAAGACATCTGATTTTCCCACAACTCCCAATGCTAACTCGCGACTAAACGGTAGCCAGAATTGTAACAATGCAGCCTTCAAGTTCGATTTGTCATCACTTCGAGCAATGTTCCAAACCAATTCAGTAAAATTGAATAACCCAGGCTTTAACAATGTCTGTTTTCCTGATTCGATTGTATTTGAAAACCTGAGTGCGGGCGGAAGAAGTATTATTTGGAATTTGGGAGACGGAACGATCATCAATCAAACATCCGATGATCCACGATTCATTATCCACCAATATAAATCTACTGGGCAGTTTCCCGTAAAATTAAAAATCACCGACCTGAGTACGTGCAGCCAAACCGATTCTACAATAAAGGTGATCAATTATTTTAAACCGCAAATCATTGTGGGGCAAGATGCCATTGTGTGTGAAGGAAAAAGTCACCAGCTTACCGCGAGCGGAGCCGTTACCTACAAATGGACCAGCAGCGATGGAACATTTACCTCTACCGATCCATCCCCTTCTATCACCCCAAAGGAACCAGGATTTTACTACCTCACCGCGGCCGATGCCAATGGCTGCACCCTAAAAGATACAGTAGTGATTGGCGTTAACAAAAATGTGCGGGCGGCTTTTCAAACCTACGACCTTAACTTTGCGAAGCCTGGTTACAATAATGTTTGCTACCCTGAAGAGATACGATTTAAAAATCTCAGTACCAAAGGCGAGAATTTTGTTTGGAATTTTGACGATGGCATCATCGTTTCTAAACCAAAGACCGATACGGTTTCCATCTTGCGCGGATTTAAACAAGCAGGAGCCTATCGTGTAAAATTAAAAGCGACTAATACGGGCACGTGCAACAAGGCCGACTCGGTAGTTAAAATAATCAACTACTTTAAAAATACAGTAAAAGCTGCTAACGATGCGCAGATTTGTGAAGGCTCTACTTTTCAACTAACAGCACCTGGTGCACTTATCTACGATTGGTTTACGGCCGATCGTTCCTTTACTTCCTCAAGCCCTTCGCCTGTAGTGAAGCCAACGATCACGACACAATATTTTGTTAACGCCACCGATGCAAGTGGTTGCAAGAAAAAAGATACACTGCAAGTAACGGTGTTGAACAAAGTTGAATTGAAATGGCAGTATCGTCTGCTGAGCAATTGTACGGATCGACCCTCACTCTTTGTTGAAAATCAAACACCACCAGCAGAAGGTGTAAACTTTCGTTTCGATTTTGGGGATGGAACAACTTCCGAAGAGACTGAAGCGCAGTACGAGTATAAAGAGGATGGATCCTATCGCCTGAAGTTAACAGCACAAAATAAATTCTGCCCCACCGAAGAAGTTGTGCAACTGCCCGTCTATACAATGTTTGTTCCCAACGTGATTACGCCAGAAAGTTCACCTGGAGCGAACGATCATTTTGAAATACGCTTTGGTCCAACTTTACTAAAGCCGGCCGATGTGGGCATACCTATTCAATTGACCGTATCCAATCGCTGGGGGAACGAAGTGTTTCAATCGAAGGATTACAAAAATGATTGGAATGGTAATGGGCTTGTGGGCGGAGTATATTACTTTCAAGTGAAGGTTGGTGACTTAGCAACCTGTAAAAGTTGGTTACAGATAATCAAGTAATTGAAGATAGTTCGTAGATAAAACGACTTTAATGGTTTCAAAAAATGACTAGGCGGATTGTTCTTATTTTTCTAATTACCTTTTCTCTTGGTCAGGTGGCAGCCCAGCAACAAATAAAGGGTGTAACAAAGTCGATAAGTTCTGTTAGCACGGATAAAGGCACCAAGTATTATGGCAACAAGAATGAGCCGCCACGCGCCATCGAATTTAATGAGCGGTCACTTGCTAGTGCTAACTTTCTAGTCAACATCAATAGCTATTTTGATATTCCGATCGAATTCACTTTCACCGAAACGGAATCAACTACTGACAACCTAGGAATGCGGCATCGCTTTCTGCAACAAAATTACAAAGGCATTCCATTAGAAGGCATGGGGTATCGTGTGCATGAGCGAAACGGATTTGTTACTTCGGCCAATGGCAAAGCAGTACGAAGTATGAACGTAAATACTCAAGCAACCCTTAGCGAAAGGCAATGTTTTCAACTTGCTGTTCAATATTTACAAACAAAAGATACAACCATGCAACGCGGCAGAAAATTGATTGTATCTAAAGGCTTTGCTTTTTCACCAGAAAGTTTTTTTGTAGCCTACCAGTTTGATGTTGACGTGTCGTTGGTAGAGCGTTGGAGAATTTCCATTGATGCGCGCAGCGGCCAAGTTGTCAATAAAGTAAGCTTGGTCAATAATTGCTTTGGGGAAAAAGAATCACCACCCCTGCCCTATAGTACTGGAACAGGATTGACAAACTATTATGGAACCCAAACGATTCGGGTTGAAAAATTTGAAGATGGTTCTTCGAGGCTGCAAGGCCAAACAGAGCATGGTGGAAAAATTGGGACGTATGATTTCGGAAATCGTCCCAGTATTATATTGTATTTGGGAATTCCATTTAACCCGTCTTATTTCTTCTCCTCCAATAATACTTACAGCAGCCCCTATCAGAAGCCGGCCGTATCTGTTCAGTGGGCTGCTGAGCAAGCCTATGAATACTATTTCAAAAAGCATAGTCGTAATAGTTTTGACAATAAGGGCAGTGAAATTAAATCATATGTACATGTTGATGTTAATTATGATAATGCTTTTTGGAACGGTAAGATTTTAGCCTTTGGCGATGGCAGCAAAAACAACCCATTGGTAGAATTAGATGTTGTCGGCCATGAACTAACCCATGGGGTAACGCAGTATGAGGCGAATCTTCGCTATTATGGAGAACCGGGTGCTCTGAATGAGTCATTCTCAGACATTTTCAGCAAAGCGATTGAGTTTAGTGTATTTGGTGATACTGCTACTTGGCAATTGGCCAAACATTTTCAGGCCGGTGGCTTGCGTGATTTTAGTAACCCCAATCTTAAAAAACAACCCGATACATATTTTGGAGATTTGTGGTACACAGGCTATGAAGATAATGGTGGAGTTCACTATAATTCGGGGGTGCAAAATTTTTGGTATTATCTTTTATGTAAAGGCGGCAGCGGGGTAAACGATAGGCAGGTAAGTTACACTGTCAATGCAATCGGCATGGAAGCAGCCACCAAAATTGCTTACCGAAACTTAACGGAATATTTGAGCTATTTCTCAGACTATCTTGATAGTAGAATTGGATCCATGTTAGCCACAGCCGACCTGTACGGAAAAAATTCAGTTGTCTATCAAGAGGTAGATAAAGCGTGGGATGCTGTGGGTGTAGTAGACGAACCCATCATCACCAATCTTGAACTATTTGATATCACTGCTACCACTGTAAAAATAAAAGGTACCCTTCTTCCTAGGGGAGATACGGTTACGTATCGGTTTGAATATGGAACAACACCGATTTACGGAAGTTCGTCTGTCAACTATAAATACACAGATAAGGTAGAAGGCATATTAACAGGACTTCAAAGCAATACGAAATACTATTTGAGGCTGGTGGCTACCAATGAAAATGGAAGCTCTTATGCTGCCACAGAATTTACAACTATTTCACTGAGTCCCTTGGTAAAAATTAAACAAACAGTTGATGTAACAGAAACCAACGCCATACTATATGGTCAGATAAATCCAAACAGTTTGCCTACCTCTTACTATTTTGAATATGGATCAACACTTTCTTTTGGTTTGGTTACCCCGACATTTACATTGTCTGATACTACTGAGTTTTTGCAAGTTTCAGTACCGATTGGCAATCTTCAATCACGTCAAACCTACTATTACCGATTGGTAGCAACCAATAGTTTTACATCTTCATCATCTGAGTCGGCTAATTTTTTCACAGCGGTGAAACCACTTATTAGTTCCTACTCTCCGAATATAGCAACCGTAGGCTCTGAGATAACTATTATAGGGCAAAACTTTAATGCAACAATGGATAAAAATATTGTAAAATTTGGTGCTACTCGTGCCACCGTGTTATCAGCGAGCATAACCGAGATAAAAGTAAAAGTACCGGTAGGCGCCTCTTTTGGGCCTATCACCTTGCTGGATGTTGAGTCTGGTTTAAGTACACAATCTGTACAAGAATTTATGCCCACTTTCACTGGGGAATTCAAAAAAACCGATCTAACACATAGGGTCGGCATCAATGATATTTACTTTTATCAGACGTTTGTGAAGGACATGGATGGCGATAGTAGACCCGATATTATTGGCATCCACAACAGCGGTTTCTCGGTTCTCCAAAATGTAAATCAAGGGGGGGACATTACCAGTGAATCATTTGTAAGAAATACATTTCCGTCTGAATATTCGCTTGGGCAGGCCTCCTTAGTTGATTTTGATGGCAATGGTTTACAGGACTTAGTAGGTTTCTATCAATACGGATTGCGGATATACCCAAATCTGTCAGTGCCGGGTTTTATCTTCTTTGGCCCTCCTATTGATTTATCTACAGGGTATTTGTCAAATTTGATATTTGGCGATTTTGACCAAGACGGCCATATTGATATTGCCGGCACTAGTAGTGTTTGGACAGTAGGCAGTATTTTAAAGATCTTTAGAAATCTAAATGCAAAAGGCTACTTAGCATCAAAGAACTTCGAACTGCGATACGAGAAGCCATTGACCTTCTTTATTGATTACCTTACTACAAGTGATTTGAACAATGATGGTACTCCAGATTTAATGGCAGGTACATATAATAAAAAGTTTCTTTCCGTATTTGTGAACAAGAGCCACTCCGGTAATTTTGATTTTGAAGAAACAATGGTGCAGGATCCAACCAGAGCTGAATATCCTCAATATGTTTCGCACGATTTGAATCAGGATGGATGGAAAGATATAATCTCTTTCTCTCGCTCTCCGTATCAGAACGGAAATCTTTCCATTGCCGAAAATATGGGTACTTCACCCAACATCACCGCAGCAACACCAGCCGTAATCATTACCGACAATGGCATAAGAGGCGTTAAAACAGCAGACATAAATGGTGACGGTAAGCTTGATTTATTAGTTGGCATCGACAATTGGACATTTACATTACTTAACAATTCACTACAACTCAATGGGCATCTCTCCAGTTCTTCTTTTGAAAAATTGGCAACCTACGGAATGTCAGTGTCAAATGTTGGTTCAAATTCTGTTGAGACTCAATTGAGTCTTAATGATCTAAATGGAGACGGCAGACCCGAAGTCATTTGTAATTATGCCTATAACTTTCCGCCTCGTGATCGATATGGTTTCGAAATTTGGCAAAATGCCCCTGCTAACTGCTTAGACCCTTCACTAATAAAACTTAACGTGACTAACTCGGCAACCATCATTCTGCCACCCGGCACAACGATAAATAAATACGAAATCGAATATGCCTATAGGGGCAATAGTGACTGGTATCCCGTCACTTCAACTACCATACCGGTGTACTCTGGTTACTCTTATCGGCTGAGGGTTCGCGCCAAATGCTATCTGGGCTTTACCGACTACTACTACATAG
This genomic window contains:
- a CDS encoding M4 family metallopeptidase, producing the protein MTRRIVLIFLITFSLGQVAAQQQIKGVTKSISSVSTDKGTKYYGNKNEPPRAIEFNERSLASANFLVNINSYFDIPIEFTFTETESTTDNLGMRHRFLQQNYKGIPLEGMGYRVHERNGFVTSANGKAVRSMNVNTQATLSERQCFQLAVQYLQTKDTTMQRGRKLIVSKGFAFSPESFFVAYQFDVDVSLVERWRISIDARSGQVVNKVSLVNNCFGEKESPPLPYSTGTGLTNYYGTQTIRVEKFEDGSSRLQGQTEHGGKIGTYDFGNRPSIILYLGIPFNPSYFFSSNNTYSSPYQKPAVSVQWAAEQAYEYYFKKHSRNSFDNKGSEIKSYVHVDVNYDNAFWNGKILAFGDGSKNNPLVELDVVGHELTHGVTQYEANLRYYGEPGALNESFSDIFSKAIEFSVFGDTATWQLAKHFQAGGLRDFSNPNLKKQPDTYFGDLWYTGYEDNGGVHYNSGVQNFWYYLLCKGGSGVNDRQVSYTVNAIGMEAATKIAYRNLTEYLSYFSDYLDSRIGSMLATADLYGKNSVVYQEVDKAWDAVGVVDEPIITNLELFDITATTVKIKGTLLPRGDTVTYRFEYGTTPIYGSSSVNYKYTDKVEGILTGLQSNTKYYLRLVATNENGSSYAATEFTTISLSPLVKIKQTVDVTETNAILYGQINPNSLPTSYYFEYGSTLSFGLVTPTFTLSDTTEFLQVSVPIGNLQSRQTYYYRLVATNSFTSSSSESANFFTAVKPLISSYSPNIATVGSEITIIGQNFNATMDKNIVKFGATRATVLSASITEIKVKVPVGASFGPITLLDVESGLSTQSVQEFMPTFTGEFKKTDLTHRVGINDIYFYQTFVKDMDGDSRPDIIGIHNSGFSVLQNVNQGGDITSESFVRNTFPSEYSLGQASLVDFDGNGLQDLVGFYQYGLRIYPNLSVPGFIFFGPPIDLSTGYLSNLIFGDFDQDGHIDIAGTSSVWTVGSILKIFRNLNAKGYLASKNFELRYEKPLTFFIDYLTTSDLNNDGTPDLMAGTYNKKFLSVFVNKSHSGNFDFEETMVQDPTRAEYPQYVSHDLNQDGWKDIISFSRSPYQNGNLSIAENMGTSPNITAATPAVIITDNGIRGVKTADINGDGKLDLLVGIDNWTFTLLNNSLQLNGHLSSSSFEKLATYGMSVSNVGSNSVETQLSLNDLNGDGRPEVICNYAYNFPPRDRYGFEIWQNAPANCLDPSLIKLNVTNSATIILPPGTTINKYEIEYAYRGNSDWYPVTSTTIPVYSGYSYRLRVRAKCYLGFTDYYYIDFTTDCANTDYFTISSVEVDKVIFNSYNYYDVQYSPAGKNQWLTLPQSTNQITNLTPGTNYDWRIRGLCSTPVQYSYRQFTTLCPKLNSLTVTNILYNKATVNWSSTSPGDALLEYSADNINWTPIGASKEMSPLLPTKQYFVRGRKICTNINSDFIYNSFTTPCPKVSSVTVDAVTPFNARVNWLDESNTGNYTLTYSITAGGPVSTVQTRSTSFILNNLQPGTSYTVKVAPNCVSSQSFTSTTFTTICFVPFDLSVKEIKYTTAEISWSDSFGGVNYFVDYAIKETNVWQTIETRLTNVSLTKLRPGVEYEVRVHINCSSAKAPFVSQFFKTNVYEETTIAPNPTEKSITIFPAKNLIGSTFSMYDNTGKQVVNGELIDYTIDLSILSPGIYMLKIDGEKPLKIVKF
- a CDS encoding PKD domain-containing protein, with translation MRFAFLFLVISFQAIGQNAQGLRFIQNKGQWNDGIDFQAKVPGGRLGVSAKGFSVVLLDLEEMEHRHLANHGEINESNGQESDEPIQGHYFQINLIGSNPYAKAIVENPLEGYNNYFLGSDSCKWASHALGYASILYKNVYNGIDFRVASVGNNLKYDFIVALGANPAQIKIEYCGVNGLEKVNDALQIKTVVGSLTELKPYSYQSNGISKQTVPSEYHVEDNIVSFSFPNAYDECQPLIIDPLLIFSTYSGSTADNWGSTATPGERGTLYSAGVTHQTLGGAFPATPGAFQTTNKGSFDMAIIKYDSAGTRFLYATHLGGFNNDSPESLIDDKATGDLIVLGISSSPDYPTGAGSYDKTFNGGTTIFNRVLDTNDQWDIVITRLPPTGDRLIGSTFLGGSGNDGLNLPKQSGGSLVVNYGDEMRGDVITDPTGNVYISSVTGSTNFPIVNGFDNSFNGGTTDGLVVKLSPDLSSIIWSSYVGGAGLDAAYSIKFDNSNNLVLAGGTTSTNFPVTTGSYQTTFNGIVDGWIARVAADGSSILNATFTGTNSFDQVYFIDLNAAGNVFCYGQTTGQMPITAGVYKNINSGQFLQKFSPDLSKLEFSTVFGSGSGNGLIIPNISPTAFLVNDCNNIYMAGWGGFVNSNTSTGFWQSSTIGMPITNDAYQKTTSGSDFYFMVLNGDATQLVYSTYLGGTSSKTHVDGGTSRFDKFGIVYHAVCSGCQFGNTTGAKTSDFPTTPNANSRLNGSQNCNNAAFKFDLSSLRAMFQTNSVKLNNPGFNNVCFPDSIVFENLSAGGRSIIWNLGDGTIINQTSDDPRFIIHQYKSTGQFPVKLKITDLSTCSQTDSTIKVINYFKPQIIVGQDAIVCEGKSHQLTASGAVTYKWTSSDGTFTSTDPSPSITPKEPGFYYLTAADANGCTLKDTVVIGVNKNVRAAFQTYDLNFAKPGYNNVCYPEEIRFKNLSTKGENFVWNFDDGIIVSKPKTDTVSILRGFKQAGAYRVKLKATNTGTCNKADSVVKIINYFKNTVKAANDAQICEGSTFQLTAPGALIYDWFTADRSFTSSSPSPVVKPTITTQYFVNATDASGCKKKDTLQVTVLNKVELKWQYRLLSNCTDRPSLFVENQTPPAEGVNFRFDFGDGTTSEETEAQYEYKEDGSYRLKLTAQNKFCPTEEVVQLPVYTMFVPNVITPESSPGANDHFEIRFGPTLLKPADVGIPIQLTVSNRWGNEVFQSKDYKNDWNGNGLVGGVYYFQVKVGDLATCKSWLQIIK